One genomic region from Chitinivibrionia bacterium encodes:
- a CDS encoding T9SS type A sorting domain-containing protein gives MNITKVIALTTMFAVSAWATNWNAPQISISTEAQLREFAAQVNNGKDFKNQTITLENDIELVGGNWVPIGWWRWTYPNPNEHWNPFNGTFDGNNNVIKGVYIDKALSDISSWLFGLFGIVGENGVVKNLGVIDFSITLEAEENGSEAYIGGLVGTNSGRIENTFATGKIYFGGTIWGDIGGLVGIMNDGTIENSYANVNITIDADNNLDYFVGGLVGTSEDGAIRNSYAIGIIVNRGEAPYVAGQLLGWGESIEILSSYALQGVYELSGGNDDGTIFQNSILLTEAQFRQQSTFIGWDFANIWQIAPETNNGFPFLRGFSGGGTSISRNTITRKTANPASFAGIRNGQIHLNLAAGNYTAELYNLQGRMVSRANITAINGVNAVGLRTDNLAQGVFVLNVKQNGVSVLRQRIGVK, from the coding sequence ATGAACATCACGAAAGTCATAGCTTTGACGACGATGTTTGCCGTAAGTGCGTGGGCGACTAATTGGAACGCCCCGCAAATATCAATATCAACCGAAGCGCAATTAAGAGAATTTGCCGCCCAAGTAAACAACGGCAAAGATTTCAAAAATCAAACAATAACACTTGAAAACGACATAGAACTCGTTGGCGGAAATTGGGTGCCGATTGGTTGGTGGCGTTGGACTTATCCGAATCCAAATGAACACTGGAATCCGTTTAACGGAACTTTTGACGGGAACAACAATGTAATTAAAGGTGTTTATATAGACAAAGCTTTGTCCGATATTTCCTCTTGGTTATTTGGGTTATTTGGAATTGTCGGCGAAAATGGGGTTGTTAAAAACCTTGGCGTTATTGATTTTAGTATAACATTAGAAGCAGAAGAAAACGGAAGCGAAGCATATATCGGAGGATTAGTCGGCACTAACAGTGGAAGAATTGAGAATACTTTTGCAACAGGAAAAATCTATTTTGGCGGCACTATTTGGGGCGATATTGGCGGATTGGTTGGAATTATGAATGATGGAACAATAGAAAATTCTTATGCCAATGTGAACATAACAATAGATGCTGATAATAATTTGGATTATTTCGTTGGCGGATTAGTTGGCACAAGTGAAGACGGCGCAATTCGAAACAGCTATGCTATAGGAATTATAGTAAATAGAGGCGAGGCGCCATATGTTGCAGGTCAATTGTTGGGCTGGGGCGAAAGTATAGAGATTTTAAGTTCTTATGCTTTACAAGGCGTATACGAATTGAGCGGCGGTAATGATGACGGCACAATCTTTCAAAACTCAATATTGCTAACTGAAGCACAATTCCGTCAACAAAGCACTTTCATTGGTTGGGATTTTGCTAACATCTGGCAAATCGCCCCTGAAACAAACAACGGCTTTCCGTTTTTGCGTGGTTTCAGCGGCGGCGGCACATCAATATCTCGTAATACTATCACAAGAAAAACCGCAAACCCTGCCTCTTTCGCAGGAATAAGAAACGGTCAAATCCACCTAAACCTCGCCGCAGGCAATTACACCGCCGAACTTTACAACCTGCAAGGTCGTATGGTAAGCAGAGCGAACATCACCGCAATAAACGGCGTGAATGCTGTTGGATTGAGAACAGATAATCTCGCGCAAGGCGTGTTTGTCTTGAATGTGAAGCAGAACGGCGTTTCTGTGTTGAGGCAGAGAATTGGGGTGAAATAG